Part of the Cognatishimia sp. WU-CL00825 genome, TGGCGGCGTCCTCGCCCAGATAGGCCGTGAATTGTTTTTGTCCCCAGTCCGAGGCGGTTGGGTTACAGATCGGCGCAAAAGCTGACACCGACTTAAAGCGTCCGGGCAGCGAAAGCGCCAGGGTCAATGCCCCATGCCCTCCCATAGAGTGACCGGTGATCGCCTGTCGGCTCATATCCAGCGGGAATTCTGCGCCCACAAGCTCTGGCAATTCCGACGCCAGATAATCCCACATGCGAAAATGCGTCGACCAGGGGGCCTGGGTGGCGTTTACATAAAATCCCGCACCCTTGCCCAGATCATAAGCTTCGTCATCAGCCACATCGCCCCCGCGTGGGCTGGTGTCTGGGAAAATCAATGCGATGCCCTGTTCAGCGGCCCAGGCCTGCGCTCCGGCCTTGGTCATCGCATTTTCATGGGTGCAGGTCAGGCCGGAAAGATACCACAGAACCGGCACCGGGCCGTCCTTGGCTTCGGCAGGTAGAAACAAGCCAAACGTCATTTCACAATTACAGCTGGTCGAGGCATGGCTAAACACAGCCTGCGTGCCTCCAAAACATTTGTTTTCAGACAGCTTTTCCATCTTGTACCCCTTCTTGCTTGGGGCATGGCTAGCGCAAACACGCCCTGTCCGGCAAGGCAACAGCCGTCGATTGGCGCGGCTTTTGCGTCAAAGCGCCTAATTTACCAGCGGTGCCACCCATCCGATCACAAGCGAGACGGTCAGAATGGAAAAAGCCGTCGAAATCAGGATCGATGCAGACACCCGTTGCGGTGCAACGCCATAGTGTTGGGCTTGGATGAAAATGTTGCCGGCCACTGGCAGGGCAGCAGCTGAAATGATCACCGCAGCCGAAAACGGATCAACGTCAAAAACCCAAAGCGCAAACCCAGCAACCGCAAGCGGGTGCAGCACAAGTTTGCAAAAACTGATCCAACCGGCAATGTGCATGCGCTCTGCGGATTTGCTGGCAAGGCTTGCGCCGATGGCAAACAAAGCGACGGGCGTTGCCGCAGATCCCAAAAGCTTCAGGAATTCTGTCGCGGGGACCGGGATTGGCAACCTAAGCAGCGACCAGACCACGCCCAAGACAATTGCCATGATCATCGGGTTTGTGATCAACCCCAGGCCAATCGTTTTGAACACGCGGGGGCTTAGATTCCCATCCTGTCCGGCGTTGATCAGGATAACGATCAACGACCCAAACAACACCGAGTCCACGATCAGCACCATCATATTTGGTCCAAGAGAGGCCTCGCCAAACAACAAAGCCAGCATTGGGATGCCTAGAAAACCAACGTTGCCGACCGCGCAACACTGCGCTTCAACCGCCAGAGACGATAAACCTTGGCCTCTTAGGCGCGCAACAATCGCCCCAATTCCCCAAACCAACGCAGAGCCCGCCAAAAAGGCATAGACGATGGGCCACTCTAAAATTTCGTCAAACGACAGGCTGGCCGAAAACCGAAACAGCATCGCGGGCAAGGCAAAATAGAAAACGAATTTCGTCAAATAGGCCGTGGCCTCTTCGGTAAAGAACCGAACGCGT contains:
- the fghA gene encoding S-formylglutathione hydrolase, producing MEKLSENKCFGGTQAVFSHASTSCNCEMTFGLFLPAEAKDGPVPVLWYLSGLTCTHENAMTKAGAQAWAAEQGIALIFPDTSPRGGDVADDEAYDLGKGAGFYVNATQAPWSTHFRMWDYLASELPELVGAEFPLDMSRQAITGHSMGGHGALTLALSLPGRFKSVSAFAPICNPTASDWGQKQFTAYLGEDAANWQAHDATVLMRDVGFDGPVLIDTGADDQFFELLGTEAMGAALAAQKQEATLRLQKGYDHSYFFVSTFMEDHVTFHAEALYTE
- a CDS encoding AEC family transporter, which gives rise to MIEIFLKTLPFFAIIGLGYMAGRVRFFTEEATAYLTKFVFYFALPAMLFRFSASLSFDEILEWPIVYAFLAGSALVWGIGAIVARLRGQGLSSLAVEAQCCAVGNVGFLGIPMLALLFGEASLGPNMMVLIVDSVLFGSLIVILINAGQDGNLSPRVFKTIGLGLITNPMIMAIVLGVVWSLLRLPIPVPATEFLKLLGSAATPVALFAIGASLASKSAERMHIAGWISFCKLVLHPLAVAGFALWVFDVDPFSAAVIISAAALPVAGNIFIQAQHYGVAPQRVSASILISTAFSILTVSLVIGWVAPLVN